The following proteins come from a genomic window of Corynebacterium crudilactis:
- a CDS encoding YlxR family protein: protein MFHDDALNASSGQLSDRTSTRIRTCVATRERKPDRELLRVVESPEFPGVILPDPKRRMPGRGAWLTPSIDALDLAEQRRAFGRALRVSTTVDAGHVRTYLAENAGPDFCKED, encoded by the coding sequence ATGTTCCATGACGATGCGTTAAATGCTTCATCTGGACAACTTTCTGATCGCACTTCAACCCGAATCCGTACCTGCGTTGCCACACGAGAGCGTAAGCCTGATCGCGAACTGCTTCGTGTGGTGGAATCCCCGGAATTTCCGGGAGTTATCCTTCCAGATCCGAAACGTCGGATGCCTGGAAGGGGAGCATGGTTGACCCCTTCCATCGACGCACTGGACCTTGCTGAACAGCGCCGTGCTTTTGGCCGAGCGCTGAGGGTGTCCACAACCGTGGATGCAGGTCACGTACGCACGTACCTGGCGGAAAACGCCGGACCCGATTTTTGTAAGGAAGACTGA
- the nusA gene encoding transcription termination factor NusA, protein MNIDVQALKAIESEKGIPVKDLLRTIASALLHSYLDNREAGAPTNQRSRVDIDSATGSVAVIVSEFDETGALTSEYDDTPSNFGRVSARAVRDAIVKSLREAEASRAFDAYANYEGTVVSGIVQADARAAERGIIIVQLGTEADNQDGVLLPAEQIPGEKLKHGDRVKCFVVGVGKSTTDIQINLSRTHPELVRRLFELEIPEVADGSVEIVAISREAGHRSKVAVQAKLKNLNAKGACIGPRGQRVSNIMRELGGEKIDIIDYSDDPATFVGNALAPSKVVNVEVTDAEAQTARVTVPDYQLSLAIGKEGQNARLAARLTGWKIDIHSDID, encoded by the coding sequence GTGAATATTGATGTCCAGGCTTTAAAGGCCATTGAGTCCGAAAAGGGTATCCCCGTCAAGGACTTGCTGCGCACCATTGCCTCCGCACTTTTGCACTCCTACTTGGACAACCGCGAAGCCGGAGCACCTACGAACCAGCGATCACGCGTGGACATCGATTCCGCAACCGGTTCAGTAGCTGTCATTGTTTCTGAATTCGACGAAACAGGCGCACTCACCTCCGAATACGATGACACCCCATCCAACTTTGGCCGTGTCAGCGCTCGCGCTGTCCGCGATGCCATCGTTAAGTCTTTGCGTGAAGCTGAAGCAAGCCGTGCATTCGATGCATACGCAAACTATGAAGGCACCGTTGTTTCCGGCATCGTGCAGGCAGATGCTCGCGCTGCAGAGCGCGGCATTATCATCGTGCAGCTGGGTACTGAAGCTGATAACCAGGATGGTGTTCTTCTTCCTGCGGAGCAGATCCCTGGTGAGAAGCTCAAGCACGGCGATCGTGTGAAGTGCTTTGTTGTTGGTGTTGGCAAGAGCACCACTGACATTCAGATCAACTTGTCCCGTACCCACCCGGAATTGGTTCGTCGTTTGTTCGAACTCGAAATTCCAGAAGTAGCCGATGGCTCTGTAGAAATCGTCGCTATTTCACGTGAAGCTGGCCACCGTTCAAAGGTTGCTGTGCAGGCAAAGTTGAAGAACCTCAACGCAAAGGGCGCATGCATTGGCCCACGTGGACAACGTGTGTCCAACATCATGCGCGAGCTTGGTGGAGAGAAAATCGACATCATTGATTACTCTGATGATCCAGCAACTTTCGTTGGAAATGCGCTGGCTCCATCAAAGGTTGTCAACGTTGAAGTTACTGATGCTGAAGCTCAAACTGCACGCGTAACAGTCCCTGACTACCAGCTTTCCTTGGCTATCGGCAAAGAGGGGCAAAATGCCCGCTTGGCTGCTCGTCTCACCGGCTGGAAGATCGATATTCACTCTGATATCGACTAA
- the rimP gene encoding ribosome maturation factor RimP produces MAFPTTESLTELIEPLVASHKFDLEELKVNKAGPKSAVSIKVDSDSRPDLDHLEILSKEVGELFDAAEQRGDLNFGAGYTLEVSTPGVDNPLTKPRHWRRNRSRLVALDYDGTTRVARIGALNDAETAVVLIERNKKLLEVTVLELAESPRAVVEIEFAKPAQEELSLAESTFDEATA; encoded by the coding sequence ATGGCATTTCCAACCACAGAATCTTTGACAGAGCTCATCGAGCCTCTCGTTGCATCCCACAAATTTGATCTTGAAGAATTAAAAGTCAACAAAGCAGGACCAAAATCGGCAGTCTCCATCAAAGTAGATTCAGATTCCCGTCCAGATCTTGACCATCTTGAAATCCTGAGCAAGGAAGTTGGAGAGCTTTTCGACGCCGCCGAGCAGCGCGGTGACCTTAACTTTGGAGCGGGCTACACGCTCGAAGTGTCCACGCCGGGCGTGGACAACCCACTGACAAAGCCGCGCCACTGGCGCAGAAACCGTAGCCGTTTGGTTGCGCTTGATTATGATGGCACAACGCGCGTAGCACGCATCGGAGCACTTAACGACGCTGAAACAGCCGTCGTTTTAATCGAAAGAAACAAAAAGTTGCTCGAGGTCACAGTCCTAGAATTAGCAGAATCACCCCGTGCAGTGGTAGAAATTGAATTCGCTAAACCTGCGCAGGAAGAGCTGTCCCTCGCAGAAAGCACATTCGACGAAGCCACCGCGTAA
- a CDS encoding DUF4439 domain-containing protein yields the protein MRWRIPIVLSVSLLSASLVACTPSPNPNETLTTMYQDALSDAQALSQAQPELSALRAEHADELLAEIHRVCGFDDEGTLPESCTVAVPDIAAIPTDNAEKYLSDSQALILDNLANMPRESIPLAIDHYIEESRFTQKSQVSIPTDLTLSTEELATAQELAAREYSASWALGVALAYLPATERDVVEDAIDNHAERAALLQLASAPENSEVAEPGYDSDIPAPSDEASARSAIRAIEDSMVQAWHAAASAATTDAWRVICAQIAGDTAREFTLIDAP from the coding sequence ATGCGTTGGCGTATCCCTATTGTCCTTAGTGTTTCACTTCTTTCTGCCTCTTTGGTGGCGTGCACCCCTTCCCCAAATCCGAATGAAACTTTGACCACGATGTATCAGGATGCACTTTCTGATGCTCAGGCGTTGTCACAGGCCCAGCCGGAATTGTCCGCATTGCGTGCGGAACATGCTGATGAACTACTGGCAGAGATTCACCGCGTCTGTGGCTTTGATGATGAAGGCACGCTACCGGAATCATGCACGGTTGCTGTGCCCGATATTGCCGCCATTCCGACAGATAATGCAGAGAAGTACCTCAGCGATAGTCAGGCCTTGATCCTGGATAATTTAGCTAATATGCCCCGCGAATCCATTCCACTGGCTATAGATCACTACATCGAAGAATCCCGGTTTACGCAAAAATCACAGGTATCCATTCCGACTGATCTCACGCTCAGCACTGAGGAATTAGCTACCGCCCAGGAGCTGGCTGCCCGCGAATATTCCGCCTCCTGGGCCCTAGGGGTTGCTCTGGCCTACCTCCCCGCGACGGAACGCGATGTCGTGGAAGATGCGATTGACAACCATGCCGAGCGAGCAGCCCTATTACAACTTGCCAGCGCACCAGAAAACAGCGAAGTCGCAGAACCTGGTTATGACAGTGACATCCCCGCACCTTCAGACGAGGCCTCAGCACGCAGCGCCATTCGAGCCATCGAGGACAGCATGGTCCAGGCGTGGCATGCAGCTGCAAGCGCTGCAACGACAGACGCCTGGCGTGTCATATGTGCCCAGATCGCCGGCGACACTGCGCGCGAATTCACGCTTATCGACGCCCCCTAG